A portion of the Eubacterium maltosivorans genome contains these proteins:
- a CDS encoding TetR/AcrR family transcriptional regulator yields the protein MNDKFYSLPEEKQQRIINAALRVFAENPYKKANTADIAAAAGISKGLLFHYFGNKQTLYEYLFRYGNDVMRGHISELLPPDESDFFEIWLRSQRAKTEIITRNPYLMDFFIRVYYDKAPENVGNMSFYGDLETASTAVILDRIDRSKFREETPPEKVIRWLIWAAEGFMKRQSDLGRVDIEQLDTEFTELVLFIRQHCYKEEALQ from the coding sequence GTGAATGACAAATTTTACAGCCTGCCAGAGGAAAAGCAGCAGCGGATTATCAACGCGGCCCTCAGGGTCTTTGCCGAGAACCCCTATAAAAAGGCGAACACGGCCGATATCGCCGCGGCGGCAGGCATTTCCAAGGGGCTGCTGTTCCATTATTTCGGCAACAAGCAGACCCTGTACGAGTACCTGTTCCGTTATGGCAACGACGTGATGCGCGGCCATATCAGCGAGCTGCTGCCGCCCGATGAGTCCGATTTTTTTGAAATCTGGCTGCGGTCTCAGCGGGCAAAGACCGAGATTATTACGCGCAACCCCTATCTCATGGATTTTTTTATCCGGGTCTATTATGACAAGGCGCCGGAGAATGTGGGCAACATGAGCTTTTACGGGGACCTGGAGACTGCCAGCACCGCAGTGATTCTGGACCGGATCGACCGGAGCAAATTCAGGGAGGAGACCCCGCCAGAGAAGGTGATCCGCTGGCTGATCTGGGCAGCCGAGGGCTTTATGAAGCGCCAGAGCGACCTTGGCAGGGTGGATATTGAGCAGCTGGATACCGAGTTTACCGAACTCGTTCTATTTATCAGACAACACTGCTACAAAGAGGAGGCATTACAATGA
- a CDS encoding ABC transporter permease, translating to MLSGPLFKKTFKSQLKMLVIFAAILAMYMSVEISMFNPDSMDGIKEMMDMLPQQMINAMNLDVGAETSLVGFLGSYFYGFIVIMVPMIFNIIASNNAAAKLVDSGAMACLLSAPNSRTRVIATQAAALILSNILLMAFVTVMGIAVSQALFPGDLDIHAFLLVNAGALLLQLAVSAIGFFASCLFNESRLSLALGGGLPVLFLVLMMLSGVSEDLDVVRYTTLYSLFDPAEIIAGGDTVGLCLAALAAVFVALYVLGILIFRRKDLPL from the coding sequence ATGCTTAGCGGGCCGCTTTTCAAAAAAACCTTTAAATCACAGCTTAAGATGCTGGTCATCTTCGCGGCCATTCTGGCCATGTATATGAGCGTTGAGATCAGCATGTTCAACCCGGATTCCATGGACGGCATAAAAGAGATGATGGACATGCTTCCCCAGCAGATGATCAACGCCATGAACCTGGACGTGGGCGCTGAGACAAGCCTTGTGGGCTTTCTGGGCTCCTACTTTTACGGCTTTATCGTCATCATGGTGCCCATGATTTTTAATATCATCGCCAGCAATAACGCGGCGGCAAAGCTGGTGGACAGCGGCGCCATGGCCTGCCTGCTGTCCGCGCCAAACTCCCGGACCAGGGTGATCGCAACCCAGGCCGCAGCCCTGATCCTGTCCAATATCCTGCTCATGGCCTTTGTGACCGTTATGGGGATCGCGGTCAGCCAGGCGCTGTTCCCGGGCGATCTGGATATCCACGCCTTTCTGCTCGTCAACGCGGGCGCCCTGCTTTTGCAGCTGGCCGTCAGCGCCATCGGCTTCTTTGCCTCCTGCCTGTTTAATGAGAGCCGCCTGTCCCTGGCCCTGGGCGGGGGACTGCCCGTGCTGTTTCTAGTGCTCATGATGCTCTCCGGCGTCAGTGAGGATCTGGACGTTGTGCGCTACACCACCCTGTACAGCCTGTTCGACCCTGCCGAAATCATCGCAGGGGGTGACACCGTGGGCCTGTGTCTGGCCGCCCTGGCCGCGGTCTTCGTGGCGCTGTACGTTCTGGGCATCCTGATCTTCAGGCGTAAGGACCTGCCGCTGTAG
- a CDS encoding ABC transporter ATP-binding protein — MTMIAIEHLTRDYGEGRGIFDLSLRVKHGEVFGYLGPNGAGKTTTIRHLMGFLTPKKGTCAIDGLDCFKQAAEIKEFLGYLPGEIAFFDSMTGVEFLNFMAEMRGMKDRAKMEKLIRFFDLNPKGKIRKMSKGTKQKLGLVSAFMHDPEVLILDEPTSGLDPLMQNRFIRLVLNEKKKGRTILMSSHSFEEVERTCDRVGIIRAGELVALDSVAALKAERHKIYRVSFATAREAADFAARCTGTRQLREHPHLVEVRVAGSMDGFLKMLTGYHIMELDTVSQDLEDIFMQYYGGKHHA, encoded by the coding sequence ATTACAATGATTGCAATCGAGCATCTGACCAGAGATTACGGCGAGGGCCGTGGAATTTTCGACTTATCCCTCAGGGTTAAGCACGGCGAGGTCTTTGGCTACCTGGGGCCAAACGGCGCTGGGAAGACCACCACCATCCGGCACCTCATGGGCTTTCTGACGCCCAAAAAAGGCACATGCGCCATCGACGGCCTGGACTGCTTTAAGCAGGCGGCTGAGATCAAGGAATTTTTAGGGTACCTGCCCGGCGAGATCGCCTTTTTCGACAGCATGACCGGTGTGGAGTTTCTGAACTTTATGGCCGAGATGCGGGGCATGAAGGACCGCGCGAAAATGGAAAAGCTCATCCGCTTTTTCGACCTGAACCCGAAAGGCAAGATCCGTAAGATGTCCAAGGGCACCAAGCAGAAGCTGGGCCTGGTATCAGCCTTTATGCACGACCCCGAGGTTTTGATCCTCGACGAGCCTACCAGCGGGCTGGATCCCCTCATGCAGAACCGGTTCATCCGTCTGGTTCTGAATGAGAAGAAAAAAGGCAGGACCATTCTCATGTCCTCCCACAGCTTTGAGGAGGTTGAGCGGACCTGCGACCGGGTGGGCATTATCCGCGCCGGGGAGCTGGTGGCCCTGGACAGCGTGGCCGCTCTCAAGGCTGAGCGCCACAAGATCTACCGGGTCAGCTTCGCCACTGCCAGGGAGGCCGCTGATTTCGCGGCCCGGTGCACCGGCACACGGCAGCTGAGAGAGCACCCCCATCTGGTGGAGGTACGGGTGGCAGGGAGCATGGACGGCTTTTTGAAAATGCTTACCGGCTACCACATTATGGAACTGGACACGGTCTCCCAGGATCTGGAAGATATTTTTATGCAGTATTACGGAGGTAAACATCATGCTTAG
- a CDS encoding undecaprenyl-diphosphate phosphatase has product MFLELLKAAFFGIVQGITEWLPISSTGHMILFEQFIHMNVSKDFWDMFLVVIQFGSILAVVLLYFHKLNPFSPKKSPVQKRDTWSLWGKVLVAVIPAAVIGLLFDDFITDKLYGYVTVAITLIVYGIAFIVVENMDRTKRPTIRNFEQLDYKTALFIGVFQILALIPGTSRSGSTIIGATLLGCSRYVATEFSFFLAVPVMLGASLLKIVKFFIKTGIGFTGTEIGILLVGMIVAFVVSVFAIKFLMGYIRKHDFKAFGYYRIVLGIIVIIYAVMFA; this is encoded by the coding sequence ATGTTTTTAGAACTGCTAAAAGCGGCCTTTTTCGGGATCGTTCAGGGGATCACAGAGTGGCTGCCCATCAGCAGCACAGGCCATATGATCCTGTTTGAACAGTTTATCCATATGAATGTATCCAAGGATTTCTGGGACATGTTCCTGGTGGTCATCCAGTTTGGCTCCATTCTGGCCGTTGTTCTGCTGTATTTTCATAAACTCAATCCTTTCTCGCCTAAAAAATCGCCGGTGCAGAAACGGGATACCTGGTCCCTCTGGGGCAAAGTACTGGTCGCGGTCATTCCGGCTGCTGTTATCGGACTTTTATTTGATGATTTTATCACAGACAAGCTCTACGGCTATGTGACGGTAGCCATCACCCTGATCGTCTATGGGATCGCCTTTATTGTGGTGGAAAACATGGACCGCACCAAGCGTCCCACCATCCGCAATTTTGAGCAGCTGGATTACAAAACGGCTCTGTTTATCGGTGTGTTCCAGATCCTGGCCCTGATTCCGGGCACCTCCCGCTCCGGCTCCACCATCATCGGCGCCACCCTGCTGGGCTGCTCCCGCTATGTGGCGACAGAGTTCTCTTTCTTCCTGGCGGTGCCGGTCATGCTGGGCGCCAGCCTCTTAAAGATCGTGAAATTCTTTATCAAAACCGGCATTGGCTTTACGGGCACAGAGATCGGCATTCTCTTAGTCGGTATGATTGTAGCCTTTGTGGTCTCTGTCTTTGCCATCAAGTTCCTCATGGGCTATATCCGCAAGCACGATTTCAAGGCTTTCGGTTACTACCGCATTGTGCTGGGGATCATTGTCATTATCTACGCGGTGATGTTCGCATAA
- a CDS encoding metal-sensing transcriptional repressor translates to MRECMEDLPKLQARLKRIEGQIRGISDMMEKDVPCNEILIQINAAKSALHKVGQMVVEGHLHHCVKDSIEHGNTEETLKDLSKVIEYFSRI, encoded by the coding sequence ATGAGAGAATGTATGGAAGACTTACCGAAACTGCAGGCGCGGCTGAAACGCATCGAGGGCCAGATCCGCGGCATTTCGGACATGATGGAAAAGGACGTTCCCTGTAATGAAATCCTGATTCAGATCAACGCTGCCAAATCGGCCCTGCACAAGGTGGGGCAGATGGTTGTGGAGGGGCATCTGCACCACTGCGTCAAGGACAGCATCGAACACGGGAATACCGAGGAAACACTGAAGGATTTGTCAAAGGTCATTGAGTATTTTTCAAGAATATGA
- a CDS encoding ABC transporter substrate-binding protein — protein sequence MKNKILQKSSALLAALLLLPTLFSGCQSVEDQNYTVPDSQSAESVTLRFFGNKNEALNVMVIENILKAYMEENPGVNITYESVKGNDYFDVLEKRMKSGNGDDIFMLNHDTTLELMKTGDLADLSDLSTLPDFSPGVRGQMEIDGRVPFVPTSISAFGLYCNLDLLKAYGVEVPETYEAFLAACDTFVEKDKTPIVANNDISLKTLAISRGMFEVYQSENPDSLLEQMNTDPSLLARYMRPGFEMVENFIESGYVDAKRTLETEKTKDDLDDFITGEYPFMLTGAWASPRVEAMNPDFSYKVYPYPVQADGSVLVTNVDTRVAVNAKGAHVEEAKKFLEYLTQKDVMWEFVDGQSSFSPLTDKRLPSDQAVQPLSSYMTNGRSMLGADSNLKYPIWDLSRESVRQLLSGEKTDTVLAGFEAGLRKSQEGGIE from the coding sequence ATGAAAAATAAAATCTTGCAAAAATCCTCCGCGCTGCTCGCGGCGCTTCTGCTTCTTCCAACACTTTTTTCGGGCTGTCAGAGCGTTGAGGATCAAAATTATACGGTGCCAGACAGCCAGAGCGCGGAGAGCGTCACGCTCAGGTTCTTTGGGAATAAGAATGAAGCTTTAAACGTGATGGTCATCGAAAATATTCTGAAGGCCTATATGGAAGAGAACCCAGGCGTCAACATTACCTATGAGAGCGTCAAGGGGAACGACTATTTTGACGTGCTTGAAAAGCGGATGAAAAGTGGTAACGGGGACGACATCTTTATGCTCAACCACGACACCACTCTGGAGCTCATGAAAACCGGCGACCTGGCCGATTTATCCGATCTCTCCACGCTTCCGGATTTCAGCCCCGGTGTGCGCGGCCAGATGGAAATTGACGGCAGGGTGCCATTTGTGCCCACCAGTATCTCAGCCTTTGGGCTCTACTGCAACCTGGATCTGCTGAAAGCGTATGGGGTGGAGGTTCCGGAAACCTATGAGGCTTTTCTGGCGGCGTGCGATACCTTTGTGGAAAAGGATAAGACACCCATTGTGGCGAACAATGATATTTCTCTGAAAACACTGGCTATTTCCCGGGGAATGTTTGAGGTCTACCAGAGTGAGAATCCTGACAGCCTGCTGGAGCAGATGAACACAGACCCCAGCCTGCTGGCCCGGTATATGCGCCCGGGCTTCGAGATGGTCGAGAATTTTATCGAAAGCGGCTATGTGGACGCGAAACGGACGCTGGAGACAGAAAAGACCAAGGATGACCTTGACGATTTCATCACAGGGGAGTACCCCTTCATGCTCACCGGGGCCTGGGCGTCGCCGCGGGTAGAGGCCATGAACCCGGATTTCAGCTATAAGGTTTACCCCTATCCGGTACAGGCGGACGGCAGCGTCCTGGTGACCAATGTGGACACCCGTGTGGCCGTCAACGCCAAGGGCGCCCATGTGGAGGAGGCCAAGAAATTTCTGGAATACCTGACCCAGAAAGACGTGATGTGGGAATTTGTGGACGGCCAGAGCTCCTTCAGCCCTCTGACAGACAAGCGCCTGCCCAGCGATCAGGCGGTACAGCCGCTGAGCAGCTATATGACCAATGGCAGGAGCATGCTGGGCGCAGACAGCAACCTCAAATACCCGATCTGGGACCTCTCCAGAGAGAGTGTGCGGCAGCTGCTGAGTGGTGAAAAGACGGATACAGTCCTGGCAGGCTTTGAAGCGGGCCTCCGGAAAAGCCAGGAAGGAGGCATAGAATGA
- a CDS encoding 2-isopropylmalate synthase, protein MMNPTKYKRGYFMPPEESTDWVHKEYIEEAPIWCSVDLRDGNQALIIPMSLEEKIEYFKTLVAVGFKEIEVGFPAASETEYIFLRTLIEQDLIPDDVTIQVLTQAREHIIRKTFAALEGCKKSVVHLYNSTSVAQREQVFRKSKEEIIKIAVDGAVMLRDLAAETEGNFQFQYSPESFTGTEVDFALDICNAVLDVWQPNADNKVIINLPVTVSMSMPHVYASQIEYMSKHLKFRENVIVSLHPHNDRGCAIADTELGLLAGADRIEGTLFGNGERTGNVDIITLALNMYTHGVDPKLHFDNLPEITEVYERTTRMHVYERQPYSGALVFAAFSGSHQDAIAKGMQWREEKHCDQWTVPYLLIDPTDLGRRYEKDVIRINSQSGKGGIGYVLEQKYGYDLPKGMREDLGYTVKDVSDHKHKELSAEEVRDIFEKTYVNIQYPVTLPEYHFEQVSEHIKATITIERDGQKTMVSAEGNGRFDAVSNALKDYLDTPYTDLIYKEHALEEGSTSRAAAYVGITMPDGRTVWGAGIHNDIIVASVTALVSAINRAL, encoded by the coding sequence ATGATGAACCCAACAAAATACAAACGCGGTTATTTTATGCCCCCGGAAGAATCCACCGACTGGGTGCACAAAGAGTATATTGAAGAAGCGCCGATCTGGTGCTCCGTGGATCTGCGCGACGGCAACCAGGCCCTCATTATCCCCATGAGCCTTGAGGAAAAGATCGAATATTTCAAGACCCTGGTGGCCGTAGGCTTTAAAGAAATCGAGGTCGGCTTCCCGGCTGCCTCCGAAACCGAATATATCTTTTTGAGAACCCTCATCGAGCAGGATCTCATTCCCGACGACGTCACCATCCAGGTGCTCACCCAGGCAAGAGAGCACATTATCCGCAAAACCTTCGCGGCGCTGGAGGGCTGTAAAAAATCCGTCGTCCACCTTTACAATTCCACCTCAGTGGCCCAGCGCGAGCAGGTCTTTCGGAAATCCAAGGAAGAGATCATTAAAATCGCTGTGGACGGCGCCGTCATGCTCAGAGACCTGGCGGCTGAAACCGAGGGCAACTTCCAGTTCCAGTACTCTCCCGAGAGCTTTACGGGCACCGAGGTCGATTTCGCCCTGGATATCTGCAACGCTGTGCTGGATGTCTGGCAGCCCAACGCTGACAATAAGGTCATCATCAATCTGCCCGTCACAGTCTCCATGTCCATGCCCCACGTGTACGCCAGCCAGATCGAGTACATGAGCAAGCACCTGAAATTCCGGGAAAATGTCATTGTCTCCCTGCACCCGCACAACGACCGCGGCTGCGCCATCGCCGACACCGAGCTGGGCCTTCTGGCCGGGGCAGACCGCATCGAGGGCACCCTCTTTGGCAACGGCGAGCGCACCGGGAATGTGGACATCATCACCCTGGCGCTGAACATGTATACCCATGGCGTCGATCCCAAGCTCCATTTTGATAACCTGCCCGAGATCACCGAGGTCTATGAGCGTACCACCCGGATGCATGTGTACGAACGCCAGCCCTACAGCGGCGCCCTTGTTTTCGCAGCCTTCTCCGGCTCCCATCAGGACGCCATCGCCAAGGGAATGCAGTGGCGTGAGGAAAAACACTGCGACCAGTGGACTGTGCCTTACCTGCTCATCGACCCCACCGACCTGGGCCGCCGCTACGAAAAGGATGTGATCCGCATCAACAGCCAGTCCGGCAAGGGCGGCATCGGCTATGTGCTGGAGCAGAAATACGGCTACGACCTGCCAAAGGGCATGCGCGAGGACCTGGGCTACACCGTCAAGGATGTCTCCGACCACAAGCATAAAGAGCTCTCCGCCGAGGAAGTCCGGGATATTTTCGAAAAAACCTATGTCAATATCCAATATCCAGTCACCTTGCCAGAGTACCACTTCGAGCAGGTGAGCGAACACATCAAGGCCACCATCACCATTGAGCGGGACGGCCAGAAAACCATGGTATCCGCAGAAGGCAACGGCCGTTTCGACGCGGTCAGCAACGCCCTCAAGGATTATCTGGATACCCCCTATACTGACCTGATCTACAAGGAACACGCGCTGGAAGAGGGCTCCACCTCCCGTGCCGCCGCCTATGTTGGCATCACCATGCCCGACGGCCGCACCGTCTGGGGCGCCGGGATTCACAACGATATTATCGTCGCATCGGTCACCGCGCTGGTGTCTGCCATCAACCGCGCCCTTTAA
- a CDS encoding bifunctional diguanylate cyclase/phosphodiesterase has product MKRRHLSVLLAAAVLSLALLAASMLLYIDHVNSSLWKQSAASILELTSQGSNALDTFIQKDYDTLQVFASEMSERPSDDQVWIQSNLASFESPLKDSYFCIDLTANRVYHNGGTADLSAEAAGQLAGMKDQGVLEPYNSAQSGVRSLGVYKRFTFGDGHSGLVLKQHRLEDVTDRFALSFYNGSGFSYVVKNDGEVLIRSSNKNSNRTFKNLYDIIDLSGKNSELALTSFKEAMTDGQSGAAVFSYNKAQNLFCYVPISSVEGWYLVSIIPNSVILDQASNIINWTLLLCGLITVLILAIILIYNRSSREHRREVRQIAYYDSLTGLPNFEKFKLDGGSQVAADPGARWSVLYIDLTGFKLVNDVMGFQFGDEVLRYLASVLTREKAEADIVCRFSADNFLMLHAYKERAEVGALCQRIIRGMNGQTIGGKQDVPLSVHIGIFCLEDDPAASDISLMVDRAHMAQKSIKNGRSNQYCQYDSGMRSEMLRRSEIEAVMEKALADGEFTFYIQPKYDVDGSRVVGAEALARWIQPGGKMVSPGEFIPVFEQNQFILQLDEYIFTRVCERLRNRLEQGLPVVTISVNVSRVHVRQEDFVSTYQAIKDRCQIPDGLIELELTESIFLENLDRIGSIIRELRAAGFGCSIDDFGSGYSSLNALKGMPVNVIKLDREFLLNEGDTGKGAVIVRSIIQMAKKLDIETVAEGVETPEQLAFLKDAGCDMIQGFIFSRPLPEPDFARLLEEDA; this is encoded by the coding sequence ATGAAACGCAGGCACCTGTCGGTTTTACTGGCAGCCGCAGTGCTGTCGCTCGCCCTGCTGGCTGCCAGCATGCTCCTATACATCGACCATGTCAACAGCTCGCTCTGGAAACAGTCGGCGGCCAGTATTCTGGAGCTGACCAGCCAGGGCAGCAACGCGCTCGATACCTTTATCCAGAAAGATTACGACACCCTTCAGGTCTTTGCCAGCGAGATGAGCGAAAGGCCCTCAGACGACCAGGTCTGGATTCAGAGCAATCTGGCCAGCTTTGAGTCGCCCCTCAAGGACAGCTATTTCTGCATCGACCTGACCGCAAACCGGGTATACCATAACGGCGGCACCGCCGACCTCAGCGCCGAGGCCGCCGGACAGCTGGCGGGCATGAAAGACCAGGGGGTGCTGGAGCCCTATAACAGCGCCCAGAGCGGCGTGCGCTCCCTGGGCGTTTACAAGCGGTTTACCTTTGGCGACGGCCATAGCGGTCTGGTGCTCAAGCAGCACCGGCTGGAGGACGTGACAGACCGCTTCGCCCTGTCCTTTTACAATGGCAGCGGCTTTTCCTATGTGGTTAAAAACGACGGCGAGGTGCTGATCCGCTCGTCCAATAAGAACAGCAACCGGACCTTTAAGAATCTTTATGATATCATCGACCTGTCCGGTAAAAACAGCGAGCTGGCCCTCACCTCCTTTAAGGAGGCCATGACAGACGGCCAGTCCGGCGCCGCAGTGTTCAGCTATAATAAGGCGCAGAACTTGTTCTGCTATGTGCCCATCTCAAGCGTGGAGGGCTGGTACCTGGTCTCGATCATTCCCAACAGCGTCATTTTGGACCAGGCCAGTAATATCATTAACTGGACCCTGCTGCTCTGCGGGCTTATCACAGTCCTGATACTGGCCATCATCTTAATCTACAACCGGAGCAGCCGGGAACACCGGCGGGAGGTCCGCCAGATCGCTTATTACGACAGCCTGACCGGCCTGCCTAATTTTGAGAAGTTTAAGCTGGACGGCGGAAGCCAGGTGGCGGCCGACCCAGGAGCCAGGTGGTCTGTGCTTTACATAGACCTCACAGGCTTTAAACTGGTGAACGACGTCATGGGGTTCCAGTTCGGCGACGAGGTGCTTCGCTACCTGGCCAGTGTGCTGACCCGTGAAAAGGCTGAAGCAGATATTGTATGCCGGTTTTCAGCCGATAATTTTCTGATGCTGCACGCCTATAAAGAGCGGGCTGAGGTCGGGGCGCTGTGCCAGCGCATCATCCGCGGCATGAACGGCCAGACCATTGGCGGCAAGCAGGATGTACCCCTGTCTGTGCACATAGGGATCTTCTGCCTGGAGGACGACCCCGCCGCGTCGGACATCAGCCTCATGGTGGACCGGGCCCATATGGCGCAGAAAAGCATTAAAAACGGCCGCAGCAACCAGTACTGCCAGTATGACAGCGGCATGCGCTCAGAGATGCTGCGCCGTTCAGAGATAGAGGCCGTCATGGAAAAGGCGCTGGCCGACGGCGAGTTCACCTTCTATATTCAGCCCAAATATGATGTGGATGGCAGCAGGGTTGTGGGCGCTGAGGCCCTGGCCCGCTGGATACAGCCTGGGGGAAAAATGGTAAGCCCTGGGGAATTTATCCCCGTTTTTGAGCAGAACCAGTTCATTCTCCAGCTGGACGAGTATATTTTCACAAGGGTATGTGAGCGCCTCCGGAATCGGCTGGAGCAGGGGCTGCCCGTGGTCACTATCTCGGTCAATGTTTCCCGGGTGCACGTGCGCCAGGAGGATTTTGTCAGCACATACCAGGCCATCAAGGACCGCTGCCAGATTCCGGACGGCCTCATCGAGCTTGAGCTGACGGAGAGCATCTTTTTAGAAAATCTCGACCGCATCGGAAGCATCATTCGCGAGCTGAGAGCGGCTGGCTTTGGCTGCTCCATCGACGACTTTGGCTCTGGCTATTCCTCACTCAACGCCTTAAAGGGAATGCCCGTCAATGTGATCAAGCTGGACCGCGAGTTCCTTTTGAATGAGGGGGATACCGGCAAGGGCGCGGTCATTGTGCGCAGCATTATTCAGATGGCCAAAAAGCTGGATATAGAGACTGTGGCCGAGGGCGTGGAGACGCCTGAGCAGCTGGCCTTCTTAAAGGACGCGGGCTGCGATATGATCCAGGGGTTCATTTTCTCAAGGCCTTTGCCAGAGCCGGACTTCGCCAGGCTTCTGGAGGAGGACGCCTGA